ATCGTAATCGCCTTGAGACTCAGCTCCGCGAGTTCATTGACGAGAACCCAGTCGCGCACGAACGGGTCTGAACCCCAGACCTCGGGCTCCGCGGCCGGGACCACATCCCCGGAACCGGACGCCGACTTTACGGCATCTCCTGACTTTTGCTCGGTGGCAGGCGTCGCTTCAGACTGCTTGGCCGCGGTGCCGACCGACTTGACCGAGCCGGTAGCCTGTGAGGCCGCCACTGTCAGACGGTCGGCTGCAGCTCGGGCGCCGGTGGTCCAGTCGTCTGCTCGCACGACTCGAAAAGCCAGCGTATAGATTGCCAGCAGCCCTACGACCAATCCCAGAACGGTCAGAATTCGTCGTCTCAAGGTACTCCTTTCTTCCAAAGTCGAAACAGCAGTGAACGTCTGCTATCGAGTCTGGCGTCTTGAGTTAGTCGTTCACGCTTCGTGATTTGCACTCTCATCTACCCTCGTCGTCGGCGCTCGGTGTAGTAGCTTGGTGGCAGCAAACTTTCTCCAACCCGCACCGTTGTCATCCGGCCGAACGCTTCAACTTCGAGCCGGTCAGGTAGTATTGCAACAATCCGCCGGCCCATGACCACATCACCAATGCCTACACGCCGGCCATCCACGAGTGCATAGCTCTCGCTGCCGAGCGAAACAATAGCGCTCACAACGTAGAACTGGCCGCCCCGGCGCCGCTTTGAGCGTCTGCCCCGACGCCGACCTGCGGCCTTAAGCCGTCGGCGTTTCTCGCGTTCTTGGCGTTTAAGCTCTCGTCGGCGCTGACGTTCCTCCTTGCGTCGCTTTGCCTTCTCCGCCTTTAGGTCCTCCCTAGTCTTGGCCTTAAGCCGACCTGTGGTCCGGCCCCTGCTCGAAGCCGACCGAGAGCTTACCGAAGAACCGGATGTATCGGCCGTGGCAGAGCGGGACCCGGTAGCCGGTCGCTTGGGCCGCAACAGCATGTAACCGGCAAATCCCACCACTGCCACCAGCACGATGATAATCACTATCCTTCTCATCAGGCATTCCCGGGAGAGACTACAGTGCGCCGGTCCAGATGGTTCTTACTCACAGCTTCCCGCCGGCAGCCAGACTTGAGGCGTAGAGGTTTAGAAGCAGTTTGACCTCAACCTCGGGCCGGATGTCCTCACGTGCCGTCACCTCGAAGTCCGGTACCCGCACAAAGTAGGGGAACTTGTCCAGGTCCTCAACGTAACGACCGATGTCGAGGTAACGGCCCTGGACGGTCACTACGAATGGAACCGCACGCAACGGCGCACTAGGATTCTCCTGCTGAAGAAGCGTATCTAGACCGGGCGGCATAATCTCAATGAATCTAACCTTTGCACCTTCAGCTTCCGTCGCAAGGCGCGCCAAGACCGGCAGCATCTCACCGCGCGGTACCACACGGGCCGCAAACGCCGCATCCGCCGCCTCCAACTCCACCAGCCGGGCCCGGAGCCGGCCGATTCCCTTCACCCGTTCTCTGGTCGCCTCGAGTTCCTTGCGGAGTCGGGCTACCTCAGCAGCGTTGCGTTGCCGGGCAGCGAGGCGCGGCTGGTACAGCACCAACACAGCGAAGACGCCCAGGAGGACACCAACAACAAGCCCAATGAGAAGTATCCGTCGCTCAAGTAGTACCATGGCTCACTCCGTTGTACACTGCAGCTCGAATTCGAGAACCGTCTCACCCTCAAGTGTTGTCCGGTTCTTCGAATTGAGCTGAACTTGCTTGAACCGAGGGTTCGCCTCAAGGTCAAGCATGAACTGGGACAGGTTGATATCAAGCAAGTATGGTTCACTCGATACAACCCCGGTCATCTTGACGTCTTTCTGGCCGACAAGGGCCAGTGTATTCAACTTTATGTTCTGGGGCACGAGTCGCGAAAGCTCAGCCATGACTGGCACCGCCAGCGCTCTCACGCCGACAATGTCCCGCAAACTGCGCTGCTTCGCCTCGATGTCACGCACTCGCTGGTCAAGCTCGAAATACTCGCGGTTCGACTCCTCGGTTGCCTTCAGCTCCCGCTTCAGCCGGTTGACCTGAAACGACGAGGCCTGCGACCAGCCGGCAAGGGCAATATAGATGACGACAAGCAGTCCAACCCAGAGTACCCCGAGCACCGTCACCAACCTTATGTCCCGTGCCTGAAACTTGCCCGTGCGCAGTTCACTTGGCAGAAGATCAACTGCCGTATGGTCAAAGGCTAGGCCGAGCGCTGTCACTAGCCGGTGACCGATTTCGTCCTCAGGCTTGGTACCCGGGCGGTACAAGTTGAAGGTCTTGAACGGGTCGAAGAACTCGGTCTTGATTGCCAAGCTCGTCTGGATGTACTCAACAAGACCGCGCATCGCCGCAGTCCCTCCGCAGACCAGCACCCGGTCGATTCTGGCTTCACCGTACTCCCGCCGGTAGTAGTCCATCGAACGGTTGATCTCGGCTACGAACCGCTCGAGTGCGGGTCGCTGCAAGGTAGCCAGCCGTTTCACCATAATTCCAGAGGGCAGTGTGTCGGTATTGTCCTCGCCGGGAATGCCGTACTCCCGCTTCAACCGCTCCGCGTCGTAGGCATCGAGTGCAAGCTGGCCTTCCTCAGTCGTAATTGCCACAGTCATCGCTTCAGTAATCGCATTACCCGCGGTCGTGATCGTCCGGGACAGGTCCAGCCGCTCACCTTTCATGAACACAATATCGGTAAACTCAGCTCCGATATCCAGCACACATACTGTCTCGTCCGGTCCGACGCGACCATACTTCTTCACCGCTGCCTGCAGTGCGAACGGAATAACTGACAGTGCGGTCGGCTCAAGACCAGCCTTCTTCAAAGTTGAGATATGATCTGACACGACGTCCTTGCGGGCCGCGACGACCATCACATTGTCCTTAATTGCACCTGCCTCCCGAACCGGGCCTAAGGTCTTGAAATCGAGTATCGCCTCATCCAGAGTAAACGGCGAGTATTTTTCCAGTCTGAGAAGAATCGCATCCTTCAGCTCGCGGCGGTTCATCTTCGGGAATGGTGCCTGGCGTACGCTCACCGAAGGACCGGAGACAAAGCTGTAAACCTCCTTCGGCCGGTAGTCCTTGACAAGTTCTCTCAGGATTGACGGCACGTCGAACGCCTCGCCGATTTCCTTGAGTCCGTAGTCAACAACCCGGCCGCCCTCGATCTTGACAAACTTCACCGAGTTTGACCCGATGTCAATGCAGAGGGTGCCCCTGCCGCCTGCTCCCTTGAATACGCTAGTTGCCAATATTCCTCCTTATGTCCGCCGTCAAGGTTTGACGGTTATCACCGAACCTTCGCTGAACCGGATGCGGAAGGTCTTGTCATGAATGTTAGCTGTGTCCGTGCCAGCTCGAGTAGTCGCAAACTCATACAACCCGATTGTCACCGTCTGCGTCATGTTCGGCGCAATTGTGACACCGGGCACAATCCTCGCCGTCGCCAGTCCCGGGCCGATGAGCGAATCATTTGGCCGGGGATAACCCGCCTGCATCGTGTGGTCAATCTGTAGCGTCCGGAAATACACGCTGTCTGAGACATAGTCAACGACAAACGAGTCAACGGTCACCGACTGTAGGTAGTTGCTTACAATGTCGAACTCAAACCCGGAGCTGTCCGGCACGCCAAGCGGTATGCGTGGCTGGCCGACCATGCGCAACTGACTTACAAACGGCCGGCTAAACCTGAAGTCCACGACGTTCCTTGAACGAGGCGCTACCGTCACCCAACGCACGATACTGTCGGTCGTACCCAAGAAAGCCACTAGCCGGTGGGTACCCAAAGGCACGGAATCGCCCTTTGCCAAGGAGAATTCGTAGTCACCGCCTGGGTTCACAACCTTGTATTTGGAGTAGGTACCATAGCTTGTAGTCAGAACCACCCGCACACTGGACCCACCCGGTGGGTTGCCGTCCGGGTCTGACACCTGACCAACGATTGAATTATCGTACAACTGCCCTAGGTCGTCTGCGACTTTCATCGTCATCGGATACTTACCGTTGCCAACCGTGGAAATCACACCTGACCCCTTGTCGTACGTATAGGGGTTGCCCCACGCATCGTACAGATAACCGAGACTGTCACCGGTAAGACTGCGGCGGAAATAGGGTCCGCGCCAGTGGGGCGATCCGGTGGTGTTCTCAACCAACTCCCGCAGCTCTTCGGGCAATCGACCCATGTCTCCGAAGAACCCGAAATCAACCCTCCGACCGTCCGACAGAATGTCTGGGTTACCAGTGACTGCATACACCAGCTGTTTCATCTCTGCGGTCGTCTGGTCGAAAAGGGCCCGGTCCCGGGTTGCGTCAATCGTCCGTATCGCCACCGTGCTCAGAACCCCGATGATGAGCAACACCACGAGAAGCTCCATCAGAGTGAATCCATCCCGCCGCGCGGTGTCAAACGTGGGGTGTAAAGTGATTCTCATTCCTGGCTCCAATCCACGTCCAACCTTACCTGAAGTCCGCGCGCACCAACCTTCGGGTACACTGTCACATACCGCTGGCTGACTACGGAATCAACTGGTGGCGGAATGTCGTGGATGTACACTGCTCTCAAAAGATGTCTGTTCCCTTGCGGTACTGGATAAAATCTGAACTGGCCGTTTGTCCCGTAAACAGCCGGTACCCAGGTCAGAATGCCATTCCTAGGGCCGTACATCTCGACCCTGATGTCCACGCCGTTCATAAGCGTATCAGGCGGCGGCACCCCACGTACATCCAAGACTTGACCGTCAACCGTGTTTTTCATCAGGGCATCATAGGTGTAACCGAACTCACGGGTAATATGCCGACTTCGCTCCAACGGCCCATACCCGCCGTAGCTGCGCACGAACAGACTGTCCCTGCTGTACACTATGGTATCGCCCCAGCCGTCAACTCGGTACCCCTCGGGTGACTCACTGAACGTAGCCCGCATGTATGGTCCACGCCAAGGATTGATACTGTCGGGCAGTCCGAGAGGGTCCTTAACAAGGTCGCCCAGCTTCGACGGCAGCAAACCAACATCGCCAACGTACCCAAAGTCAACCCGCTGTCCCGCGACGACGGCATTCGGATCCCCAACGATTGCTGTCGCCAGTTGGTCAAGCTTCTTCTTCGTGGTCTCAAACCGGCCGCGCTCCAGCGTAACGTCCCATGTCTTGACGGCCGCTGTCAGTATGAGGCTGAGGATCATCATCACAACCAGAAGTTCCAGAAGGGTAACACCGCTGGATAACCTCATCGTTGGCGACTTGGGATTCATCATCTTCCCTAGAAAAGTACTCTTATGTCATCATCAGTCTGGGATCCTGGCTGACCCCAGAACACCCCATCTGGGCCTGCACTCTCCAACCCGACCGTATCGTTGTTGACTACCCGGTATCGAAACTCTATACCCCACGCGTCGTAGCGATACCTCATACTGCCGTCCTCCCGGACATACGGGCCGTTCCACCCCTTTTTCAGATATGGGTCCCAACGCGGCAAAGTCTCCTTGCCGACGTACAGTACGTTAGCGTAGATTCCTTCGAACGGGTTGTTAGTCGCAAGCTCAATGAGGTGTCGCGGCAACCGACCGACGTCGTTCCGAAAACCGGTCATCACAATCTCCCCACCAATCTGCACATCCGGACTTCCGGCAATGGCATCCCTCAGCACCCTGAGTTGTTGCTCGGTCGCGACCCGCTTGGCGTAGGTTGTAATCCGGCTGACAACCGGTGGTACAAAAAAGGCAAGAATCAACCCTAAGACCGAGATTACGACAAGTAACTCAACCAGACTCCAGCCGCCCACTGGTGAATCAGGAACTACCCCTGGTTCGGACTCATGGCTACCGATTGAGGATTCCAGCACGGTATCGGAATCCCGCTGTCTGCCGCCGAGTGCAGAAGTCCTTTTCATTCGGGCAATTATAGACCTTGCGCTAAGTAGTGTCAAGAAACAACCAGCGCGGTTCATACCTAGTTATGAAGGACAAATATCACCACATTCTCGTCTACGTCATAGTCCCGCATCGAGATTCCGGAATGTTGAATGCCAACCAGCCCGTAGTGGGTCGGCGACCAAGTTCCCGGCGGGTCGTAAACCGCGTAGACAATCTCGCCCGGATAGTAGCCGTCAACATCGTTCGGCCCGTTTTCTTGAGTATTGCTGCAATCACTCTCAGAATCGTAGTCCTCGGCATTGAACTCATCTGGGTCCATCTGCCGACCGGTCCAGGGATTTGTCGGCAGTCGGCCCATCTCAACCCCAAGTATCCCGCCCGGGAAGTAACCTCCATACTCGTCCTCGTAGAAGTCATCAGCGTAGTATCCCTGCTCACTGTGGAACAGCTCAATGACTACTTGAACATTGTGCAGGTTCATTTTCATGGCTGATTCCCTTGCCCGCTCCCGAACCAGGCCGAATCGGGGAATCGTCATTCCCAACAGGATGCCCAGTATCAATATCACAACCAGCAGCTCGACCAGGGTGAAGCCTCTCTCAACACGCATAAGTGCTCCTCATAATGTATAGGTCAACAAGACCTGCCTGTCAAGCCAGGCGGTGCTCCTCCTGTTTGTTTATTCCCGGCGTGTCGGTGGCGTCGTGGTTCTGACTTGGCCGCCGTCCAGAAAGAACCGGCCACCATATGGTTCCTCGGGAATTTTCTCGATGAATCCAGCGCGCACAAGTTCACCCAGACTTACCGGCAGTCGTCCTTTGGCCTCCTGAAACTGGTCGACTGCCTGCTGTAGTCGGGCAAGGCCTTCCTCCAGCTTCAGATGTCTGAGCTGTCTCAGTACCAATGCCCGGAGCGCCCGATTTTCAGTTCCGTGGTATATATCCAGCCACATCTGCCTTGCGATGTCGGCTCTGCCAGCCTTGGTCATGGAGACTGCCGCCCAGCGTTCCGCTACCACCCACGCGTCGGGCAGCTTTGACGCAATCCTGAAGAATTCGGACGCTGCTTCATAATCCTCAAGTTGCATGTAGCAGATAAACCCAGCATCGAAAGGCAGTTGCCATGCCATCGGGTTAGCCTTCATCCCATCCACCAACATCTTTACTGCCTGATTCGGTTCGCTAGCGTCCCAGGCCAGGGTCATTGCGCCGAAGTGATAGGCTCCGATGAAACGCTCATCCAGCGTAGTCAGAATCTCGAACACATGACCAAGCCACTCGTACTTACGGTCGGTCATCAGGTGATGGCCATAGTATTGTATTGCCCTTAGCCAGACGAAGTCTGCGGCCACAGCCTGGTATTCGACCGCGGCCTGCCGCAAGAACCGGCCGGAAGGGAAATACGCCAGCTCTTCAATCAGCCGTTCCTGTACGCCCTGACGCCGAGTGTCATCAATCGCAAGCTGCAGGAGATATACGCCGACGAATCCCCAGAGGACGAGCACCACTGGCAGCATCAGCGCCAGTCGGCCCGGCCCTACTGGCCGGTGTGACTGACCGGTTATTTCCTCAACCAATCAGAAATCTTTCCTCGAGAAAACAAGCACCGAAATCAGAAGCGCCGTGGCCGCATAGCAGAGCGCATACAACGCAGCAAGAATCAAGGCCTGTGGGTTCAGTAGAACGTTATGGACGACCTCTCCCCGGACGTTAAAATTGGTCAGGTTCGGCAGAACGTAGTACAGGAACTGGGACAGTACCTTCACTACTGGTGAAGGACTCATTGCTGCAAGCATCCTCAGGTCCCGGCTCAGATGACCGACGAAGTAGATGGCGAATGTGAACACCGCACTCGCAATCGGCGTCACGAAAGTCGAGAACAGAATTGCTACGGCGGTAACAACCACAAGCTCAAACAGACTCATCACTACTGCGACAAGAAGATAGGCCGATGGTCTCACTCCGGTTAGGAACAGAATTAGGTATAGACCGACAGTCATAATCGCCATGCTTGCCGCAAGCACCAACATCAGTCCAACATATTTGCCGACAATAAATTCCCACCGCCGGACTGGTTTCGCCAGTACAATGTAAATCGTGCGTTTCTCCACCTCCTTGTACACAAGCCGACCACCAACCAGCACGGCAATGAGCACACAGAAAAGCGTTATCGCCGCCAACCCCATATCCTGCACGACCTTGGCCTCTTCTCCGAGCGCAAGTGGCTGGATAACTTTTGCACTACCCATGACAAGCAAGGCAAAGACAAGAAGAGTCAGCAGGACCTTATCCCGGATTGCCTCGCGGAACGTATTGGTGGCAAGTGCCCAGACTCTAGCTGCCATCAGCTTCACTGCCCTTTCACCGCAACTCCGCTGCTCGTCTCATCCCCTTGCTCCCTGCTCCCCGCACCCTCCACATGGGCCATAAAGTAGTCTTCAAGTGTCTTGCGCCGGGGTATGAGTGCCTGAACCCGCGCTCCAGCCTCGCGCACGACCGCCATCACCCGGTCGGCTTCCTCCTCGTTTTTCACCGTAAGAAGCAACGTATCCTCGGACCGGATTGTCTGCCGTGCAACTCGCTCA
This window of the candidate division WOR-3 bacterium genome carries:
- the pilO gene encoding type 4a pilus biogenesis protein PilO, with translation MVLLERRILLIGLVVGVLLGVFAVLVLYQPRLAARQRNAAEVARLRKELEATRERVKGIGRLRARLVELEAADAAFAARVVPRGEMLPVLARLATEAEGAKVRFIEIMPPGLDTLLQQENPSAPLRAVPFVVTVQGRYLDIGRYVEDLDKFPYFVRVPDFEVTAREDIRPEVEVKLLLNLYASSLAAGGKL
- the pilM gene encoding type IV pilus assembly protein PilM — its product is MATSVFKGAGGRGTLCIDIGSNSVKFVKIEGGRVVDYGLKEIGEAFDVPSILRELVKDYRPKEVYSFVSGPSVSVRQAPFPKMNRRELKDAILLRLEKYSPFTLDEAILDFKTLGPVREAGAIKDNVMVVAARKDVVSDHISTLKKAGLEPTALSVIPFALQAAVKKYGRVGPDETVCVLDIGAEFTDIVFMKGERLDLSRTITTAGNAITEAMTVAITTEEGQLALDAYDAERLKREYGIPGEDNTDTLPSGIMVKRLATLQRPALERFVAEINRSMDYYRREYGEARIDRVLVCGGTAAMRGLVEYIQTSLAIKTEFFDPFKTFNLYRPGTKPEDEIGHRLVTALGLAFDHTAVDLLPSELRTGKFQARDIRLVTVLGVLWVGLLVVIYIALAGWSQASSFQVNRLKRELKATEESNREYFELDQRVRDIEAKQRSLRDIVGVRALAVPVMAELSRLVPQNIKLNTLALVGQKDVKMTGVVSSEPYLLDINLSQFMLDLEANPRFKQVQLNSKNRTTLEGETVLEFELQCTTE
- a CDS encoding prepilin-type N-terminal cleavage/methylation domain-containing protein; translation: MRITLHPTFDTARRDGFTLMELLVVLLIIGVLSTVAIRTIDATRDRALFDQTTAEMKQLVYAVTGNPDILSDGRRVDFGFFGDMGRLPEELRELVENTTGSPHWRGPYFRRSLTGDSLGYLYDAWGNPYTYDKGSGVISTVGNGKYPMTMKVADDLGQLYDNSIVGQVSDPDGNPPGGSSVRVVLTTSYGTYSKYKVVNPGGDYEFSLAKGDSVPLGTHRLVAFLGTTDSIVRWVTVAPRSRNVVDFRFSRPFVSQLRMVGQPRIPLGVPDSSGFEFDIVSNYLQSVTVDSFVVDYVSDSVYFRTLQIDHTMQAGYPRPNDSLIGPGLATARIVPGVTIAPNMTQTVTIGLYEFATTRAGTDTANIHDKTFRIRFSEGSVITVKP
- a CDS encoding prepilin-type N-terminal cleavage/methylation domain-containing protein is translated as MMNPKSPTMRLSSGVTLLELLVVMMILSLILTAAVKTWDVTLERGRFETTKKKLDQLATAIVGDPNAVVAGQRVDFGYVGDVGLLPSKLGDLVKDPLGLPDSINPWRGPYMRATFSESPEGYRVDGWGDTIVYSRDSLFVRSYGGYGPLERSRHITREFGYTYDALMKNTVDGQVLDVRGVPPPDTLMNGVDIRVEMYGPRNGILTWVPAVYGTNGQFRFYPVPQGNRHLLRAVYIHDIPPPVDSVVSQRYVTVYPKVGARGLQVRLDVDWSQE
- a CDS encoding type II secretion system protein, whose product is MRVERGFTLVELLVVILILGILLGMTIPRFGLVRERARESAMKMNLHNVQVVIELFHSEQGYYADDFYEDEYGGYFPGGILGVEMGRLPTNPWTGRQMDPDEFNAEDYDSESDCSNTQENGPNDVDGYYPGEIVYAVYDPPGTWSPTHYGLVGIQHSGISMRDYDVDENVVIFVLHN
- a CDS encoding ABC transporter permease, with protein sequence MAARVWALATNTFREAIRDKVLLTLLVFALLVMGSAKVIQPLALGEEAKVVQDMGLAAITLFCVLIAVLVGGRLVYKEVEKRTIYIVLAKPVRRWEFIVGKYVGLMLVLAASMAIMTVGLYLILFLTGVRPSAYLLVAVVMSLFELVVVTAVAILFSTFVTPIASAVFTFAIYFVGHLSRDLRMLAAMSPSPVVKVLSQFLYYVLPNLTNFNVRGEVVHNVLLNPQALILAALYALCYAATALLISVLVFSRKDF